A region from the Triticum urartu cultivar G1812 chromosome 1, Tu2.1, whole genome shotgun sequence genome encodes:
- the LOC125545023 gene encoding protein unc-13 homolog isoform X3 — protein MDELARKRRQLIVRGAGLVAGLYAYMMVMFRRSRQQTPRITVGSMADRAISRESNLRYIYHSSDINCSNQLRMRKALFFRLCAIFRERNLLLDSIHTSIEEQVAMFLLIVGHNQRYRTLQPIFRRSIEVISRYFKAVLYAVGELRDEMIQPPSNHCHRKIQESTRFNPYFKVHCASGKQLIVHPQIFVSLARNMDEENPVELLQRYRRDRHVLLNYILSGNLIKKVVMPPGAISLDDVDIDQVSVDYVLNCAKKGDPLDLGDAIRLYHDSLDYPYVDNTGDVEGFYLLTRPEYSGSAPTREPPPVPAAAPLPVVVPPPVVEQPQIAVPSSVANLPKSLSLDSPTEELTIDDIEDFEDDEGEFDSRRASRRHQTDANDISLRLPLFETGITDDDLRETAYEILVAAAGASGGLIVPKKEKKKEKRHRLMRKLGRSKSESAESQTHRQPGLVGLLEILRAQLEITESMDIRTRQGLLNAMVGKVGKRMDNLLIPLELLCCISRAEFSDMKAYLRWQKRQLNMLEEGLINHPVVGFGELGRKVNELRNLFRKIEESESLSPSAAEVQRTECLRSLREVATSFSERPARGDLTGEVCHWADGYHLNAALYEKMLGSVFDTLDEGKLTEEVEEILELLKSTWRILGITETIHDTCYAWVLFRQFVFTGEQGLLKVVIEHLRKIPLKEQRGPQERLHLKSLRSSVDADDSCQDFTFFQSFLSPVQKWVDKKLNDYHLHFSEGPSMMVDIVTVAMLTRRILGEENDKAMESPDRDQIDRYITSSVKSAFMKIAHFVEIKADTSHEHVLASLAEETKKLLKIETNIFSPVLSRWHPQAAVLSASLLHKLYGNKLGPFLEHSEHLTEDVVSVFPAADSLEQYIMSVMASVVGNDGLDSLCRQKLVPYEIESKSGTVVLRWVNGQLERVETWVKRAAEQETWDPISPQQRHGGSIVEVYRIIEETADQFFAFKVPMRIGELNSFCRGIDKAFQIYTQLVTQPIVDKEDLVPPVPVLTRYKKELGIKAFVKKEIQEVRPVDERKSSEIVQLTMSKLCVRLNSLYYAISQLGKLEDSISERWAKRQSDKINIRRSMNGKSKGVVSNQKNQFDGSRKEINAAIDRVCEFTVCIFSFVGLKVIFWDLQQPFIDNMYKNNVLQARLDTIVEVLDLVLAQLCDVIVEQLRDRVVTGLLQASLDGLVRVILDGGPTRVFSPNDAPLLEEDLEILKEFFISGGDGLPRGTVENLVSRVRPVINLIKQETRVLIDDLREVTQGGKSKFGSDSKTLLRVLCHRNDSEASHYVKKHFKIPSSAPPST, from the exons ATGGATGAATTGGCAAGAAAACGAAGGCAACTAATTGTGAGAGGAGCCGGTCTAGTGGCTGGATTGTATGCTTACATGATGGTCATGTTTAGAAGATCTAGGCAACAAACACCGAGGATAACCGTGGGCAGCATGGCCGATCGTGCCATATCTAGAGAGTCAAATTTGAGATACATTTATCACTCTAGTGACATAAATTGTTCAAATCAACTCAGAATGAGAAAAGCTCTGTTTTTCCGTTTGTGTGCTATATTTAGAGAGAGAAATTTGTTGTTGGATAGCATTCATACTTCTATTGAGGAACAAGTTGCCATGTTTCTTCTAATAGTTGGCCATAACCAAAGGTATAGGACACTACAACCTATCTTTAGAAGATCTATCGAAGTCATTAGTAGGTATTTTAAGGCAGTGCTTTATGCTGTTGGGGAGTTGAGAGATGAGATGATTCAGCCTCCCTCCAACCATTGCCATCGTAAAATACAAGAAAGCACCCGCTTCAATCCATATTTCAAG GTTCATTGCGCCAGTGGCAAGCAGTTGATAGTCCATCCTCAGATTTTTGTCTCCCTTGCACGCAATATGGATGA AGAAAATCCTGTTGAGCTGCTACAACGTTATCGCCGTGATCGCCATGTGTTGCTCAATTACATCCTTTCTGGTAACTTGATCAAGAAAGTTGTAATGCCGCCTGGTGCTATCTCTCTGGATGACGTGGATATTGATCAAGTCAGTGTTGATTATGTCCTCAATTGCGCTAAGAAAG GGGATCCACTTGACCTTGGAGATGCCATCCGGCTTTATCATGACAGCCTTGATTACCCATATGTC GATAACACTGGAGATGTCGAAGGGTTCTATTTACTTACAAGACCTGAATATTCTGGATCAGCACCAACAAGAGAACCACCCCCTGTCCCTGCCGCTGCACCATTACCAGTTGTGGTACCACCACCAGTTGTTGAACAACCACAAATTGCTGTGCCATCATCAGTTGCAAACTTACCAAAATCATTATCATTGGACTCTCCCACCGAGGAATTAACCATAGATGACATTGAAGACTTTGAGGATGATGAAGGTGAATTCGATAGTCGAAGGGCTTCTAGGAGGCATCAAACTGATGCCAACGATATATccttgcgcttaccattattTGAAACAG GTATCACAGATGATGATCTTCGTGAAACAGCATATGAAATCCTTGTTGCTGCTGCTGGCGCTTCAGG GGGCCTTATAGttccaaagaaagaaaagaagaaagagaagagACACAGATTAATGAGGAAACTTGGCCGTAGTAAGAGTGAAAGTGCTGAATCGCAAACTCACCGGCAACCAGGTTTAGTTGGCCTGCTTGAAATCTTGAGAGCCCAACTTGAG ATAACGGAGTCCATGGATATTAGGACTAGACAGGGACTACTTAATGCTATGGTGGGTAAAGTCGGAAAACGGATGGACAATCTCTTGATACCACTGGAACTACTGTGCTGTATATCTAGAGCTGAATTTTCTGACATGAAGGCATATCTTCGTTGGCAGAAAAGACAG CTGAACATGCTGGAGGAGGGCCTAATAAACCATCCTGTTGTTGGATTTGGAGAGTTAGGTCGAAAAGTCAATGAGCTAAGAAATCTTTTCAGAAAGATTGAAGAATCTGAG TCGCTATCCCCATCTGCTGCGGAGGTTCAACGTACAGAATGCCTACGTTCACTGAGAGAAGTTGCTACATCTTTCTCTGAAAGGCCTGCTCGTGGCGATCTTACCGGTGAGGTTTGTCATTGGGCTGATGGTTACCATCTGAATGCCGCCTTGTATGAAAAAATGCTTGGCAGTGTTTTTGACACCTTAGATGAGGGAAAACTCACAGAG GAGGTGGAAGAAATCCTTGAGCTCCTAAAGTCCACTTGGCGTATACTAGGAATCACAGAGACAATTCATGATACGTGCTATGCATGGGTATTATTCCGACAG TTTGTTTTTACAGGTGAGCAAGGACTCCTGAAAGTTGTGATTGAGCATTTGAGGAAGATACCCTTGAAGGAACAGCGTGGTCCACAAGAACGCTTACACTTGAAAAGTCTACGTAGTTCTGTTGATGCCGATGATAGCTGCCAGGACTTTACGTTTTTCCAGTCTTTCCTGTCTCCAGTTCAGAAATGGGTGGACAAGAAATTGAATGATTATCATCTGCACTTCTCAGAG GGTCCCAGTATGATGGTTGATATCGTAACAGTAGCAATGCTTACTAGGCGAATCCTTGGTGAAGAAAATGACAAG GCAATGGAGTCACCTGATCGAGACCAGATTGACCGTTACATCACTTCTTCTGTCAAAAGTGCTTTCATGAAG ATTGCACATTTCGTAGAGATtaaagcagacacatcacatgagCATGTTTTAGCATCTCTAGCTGAGGAGACGAAGAAGCTTTTGAAGATAGAGACAAACATTTTTTCCCCAGTTTTGTCAAGATGGCATCCACAGGCAGCAGTTCTTTCCGCTTCCCTTCTCCATAAACTGTATGGAAACAAATTG GGACCTTTTCTTGAGCATTCTGAGCATCTTACGGAGGACGTAGTTTCTGTATTTCCGGCAGCTGATTCTTTGGAGCAGTACATAATGTCAGTGATGGCTTCTGTTGTGGGTAACGATGGTTTGGACAGTCTATGTAGACAAAAGCTAGTTCCTTATGAG ATTGAAAGTAAATCGGGCACGGTTGTTTTACGCTGGGTGAATGGGCAACTGGAGAGAGTTGAAACTTGGGTTAAAAGGGCTGCTGAACAAGAG ACTTGGGATCCTATATCCCCTCAACAACGCCATGGGGGTTCTATTGTTGAAGTCTATAGAATCATAGAAGAG ACTGCAGATCAGTTTTTTGCATTCAAGGTTCCTATGCGAATTGGGGAATTAAATAGCTTCTGTCGTGGCATTGACAAGGCATTTCAAATTTATACACAACTTGTTACTCAACCCATAG TTGACAAAGAAGATTTAGTTCCACCTGTTCCTGTCCTTACTCGATATAAAAAGGAGCTTGGAATCAAAGCTTTCGTAAAAAAGGAAATCCAAGAAGTCAGACCTGTTGATGAGAGAAAATCGAGTGAAATAGTTCAACTTACAATGTCAAAGCTATGTGTGCGGCTTAACAGTCTATAT TATGCTATAAGCCAGCTAGGCAAGTTGGAGGACAGCATAAGTGAGCGGTGGGCTAAAAGGCAAAGTGACAAAATTAACATCA GACGATCAATGAACGGCAAGTCAAAGGGTGTAGTCTCCAATCAGAAGAATCAATTTGATGGCAGTAGAAAAGAAATCAATGCTGCTATTGATCGGGTATGTGAATTTACAG TTTGCATCTTTTCTTTCGTAGGGTTAAAGGTCATATTTTGGGACCTCCAACAGCCATTCATCGACAATATGTACAAAAACAATGTTTTACAAGCTCGATTGGACACTATTGTCGAAGTGCTTGATTTG GTGCTTGCTCAACTCTGTGACGTCATTGTGGAGCAACTGCGAGATCGTGTGGTTACAGGGCTTCTGCAAGCATCCCTG GATGGCTTAGTTCGGGTAATACTAGATGGAGGTCCTACACGCGTCTTCTCTCCGAATGATGCCCCTCTTTTGGAGGAAGATCTTGAAATTCTGAAG GAATTCTTCATATCTGGCGGAGATGGGCTGCCTCGTGGAACTGTTGAGAATTTGGTCTCGCGTGTTCGTCCTGTAATAAATCTGATCAAGCAAGAG ACCCGTGTGCTTATTGATGATCTGCGCGAAGTTACTCAAGGGGGCAAAAGCAAATTCGGAAGCGACTCCAAAACCCTGCTGAGGGTCCTGTGCCACAGAAATGATTCAGAGGCATCACACTATGTGAAGAAGCATTTCAAGATACCCAGTTCAGCTCCCCCGAGCACCTGA
- the LOC125545023 gene encoding protein unc-13 homolog isoform X5 — protein sequence MDEENPVELLQRYRRDRHVLLNYILSGNLIKKVVMPPGAISLDDVDIDQVSVDYVLNCAKKGDPLDLGDAIRLYHDSLDYPYVDNTGDVEGFYLLTRPEYSGSAPTREPPPVPAAAPLPVVVPPPVVEQPQIAVPSSVANLPKSLSLDSPTEELTIDDIEDFEDDEGEFDSRRASRRHQTDANDISLRLPLFETGITDDDLRETAYEILVAAAGASGGLIVPKKEKKKEKRHRLMRKLGRSKSESAESQTHRQPGLVGLLEILRAQLEITESMDIRTRQGLLNAMVGKVGKRMDNLLIPLELLCCISRAEFSDMKAYLRWQKRQLNMLEEGLINHPVVGFGELGRKVNELRNLFRKIEESESLSPSAAEVQRTECLRSLREVATSFSERPARGDLTGEVCHWADGYHLNAALYEKMLGSVFDTLDEGKLTEEVEEILELLKSTWRILGITETIHDTCYAWVLFRQFVFTGEQGLLKVVIEHLRKIPLKEQRGPQERLHLKSLRSSVDADDSCQDFTFFQSFLSPVQKWVDKKLNDYHLHFSEAMSDLLFTTECCNTYAHKGPSMMVDIVTVAMLTRRILGEENDKAMESPDRDQIDRYITSSVKSAFMKIAHFVEIKADTSHEHVLASLAEETKKLLKIETNIFSPVLSRWHPQAAVLSASLLHKLYGNKLGPFLEHSEHLTEDVVSVFPAADSLEQYIMSVMASVVGNDGLDSLCRQKLVPYEIESKSGTVVLRWVNGQLERVETWVKRAAEQETWDPISPQQRHGGSIVEVYRIIEETADQFFAFKVPMRIGELNSFCRGIDKAFQIYTQLVTQPIVDKEDLVPPVPVLTRYKKELGIKAFVKKEIQEVRPVDERKSSEIVQLTMSKLCVRLNSLYYAISQLGKLEDSISERWAKRQSDKINIRRSMNGKSKGVVSNQKNQFDGSRKEINAAIDRVCEFTVCIFSFVGLKVIFWDLQQPFIDNMYKNNVLQARLDTIVEVLDLVLAQLCDVIVEQLRDRVVTGLLQASLDGLVRVILDGGPTRVFSPNDAPLLEEDLEILKEFFISGGDGLPRGTVENLVSRVRPVINLIKQETRVLIDDLREVTQGGKSKFGSDSKTLLRVLCHRNDSEASHYVKKHFKIPSSAPPST from the exons ATGGATGA AGAAAATCCTGTTGAGCTGCTACAACGTTATCGCCGTGATCGCCATGTGTTGCTCAATTACATCCTTTCTGGTAACTTGATCAAGAAAGTTGTAATGCCGCCTGGTGCTATCTCTCTGGATGACGTGGATATTGATCAAGTCAGTGTTGATTATGTCCTCAATTGCGCTAAGAAAG GGGATCCACTTGACCTTGGAGATGCCATCCGGCTTTATCATGACAGCCTTGATTACCCATATGTC GATAACACTGGAGATGTCGAAGGGTTCTATTTACTTACAAGACCTGAATATTCTGGATCAGCACCAACAAGAGAACCACCCCCTGTCCCTGCCGCTGCACCATTACCAGTTGTGGTACCACCACCAGTTGTTGAACAACCACAAATTGCTGTGCCATCATCAGTTGCAAACTTACCAAAATCATTATCATTGGACTCTCCCACCGAGGAATTAACCATAGATGACATTGAAGACTTTGAGGATGATGAAGGTGAATTCGATAGTCGAAGGGCTTCTAGGAGGCATCAAACTGATGCCAACGATATATccttgcgcttaccattattTGAAACAG GTATCACAGATGATGATCTTCGTGAAACAGCATATGAAATCCTTGTTGCTGCTGCTGGCGCTTCAGG GGGCCTTATAGttccaaagaaagaaaagaagaaagagaagagACACAGATTAATGAGGAAACTTGGCCGTAGTAAGAGTGAAAGTGCTGAATCGCAAACTCACCGGCAACCAGGTTTAGTTGGCCTGCTTGAAATCTTGAGAGCCCAACTTGAG ATAACGGAGTCCATGGATATTAGGACTAGACAGGGACTACTTAATGCTATGGTGGGTAAAGTCGGAAAACGGATGGACAATCTCTTGATACCACTGGAACTACTGTGCTGTATATCTAGAGCTGAATTTTCTGACATGAAGGCATATCTTCGTTGGCAGAAAAGACAG CTGAACATGCTGGAGGAGGGCCTAATAAACCATCCTGTTGTTGGATTTGGAGAGTTAGGTCGAAAAGTCAATGAGCTAAGAAATCTTTTCAGAAAGATTGAAGAATCTGAG TCGCTATCCCCATCTGCTGCGGAGGTTCAACGTACAGAATGCCTACGTTCACTGAGAGAAGTTGCTACATCTTTCTCTGAAAGGCCTGCTCGTGGCGATCTTACCGGTGAGGTTTGTCATTGGGCTGATGGTTACCATCTGAATGCCGCCTTGTATGAAAAAATGCTTGGCAGTGTTTTTGACACCTTAGATGAGGGAAAACTCACAGAG GAGGTGGAAGAAATCCTTGAGCTCCTAAAGTCCACTTGGCGTATACTAGGAATCACAGAGACAATTCATGATACGTGCTATGCATGGGTATTATTCCGACAG TTTGTTTTTACAGGTGAGCAAGGACTCCTGAAAGTTGTGATTGAGCATTTGAGGAAGATACCCTTGAAGGAACAGCGTGGTCCACAAGAACGCTTACACTTGAAAAGTCTACGTAGTTCTGTTGATGCCGATGATAGCTGCCAGGACTTTACGTTTTTCCAGTCTTTCCTGTCTCCAGTTCAGAAATGGGTGGACAAGAAATTGAATGATTATCATCTGCACTTCTCAGAG GCTATGTCTGATTTGTTATTCACCACCGAATGTTGCAACACATATGCGCATAAG GGTCCCAGTATGATGGTTGATATCGTAACAGTAGCAATGCTTACTAGGCGAATCCTTGGTGAAGAAAATGACAAG GCAATGGAGTCACCTGATCGAGACCAGATTGACCGTTACATCACTTCTTCTGTCAAAAGTGCTTTCATGAAG ATTGCACATTTCGTAGAGATtaaagcagacacatcacatgagCATGTTTTAGCATCTCTAGCTGAGGAGACGAAGAAGCTTTTGAAGATAGAGACAAACATTTTTTCCCCAGTTTTGTCAAGATGGCATCCACAGGCAGCAGTTCTTTCCGCTTCCCTTCTCCATAAACTGTATGGAAACAAATTG GGACCTTTTCTTGAGCATTCTGAGCATCTTACGGAGGACGTAGTTTCTGTATTTCCGGCAGCTGATTCTTTGGAGCAGTACATAATGTCAGTGATGGCTTCTGTTGTGGGTAACGATGGTTTGGACAGTCTATGTAGACAAAAGCTAGTTCCTTATGAG ATTGAAAGTAAATCGGGCACGGTTGTTTTACGCTGGGTGAATGGGCAACTGGAGAGAGTTGAAACTTGGGTTAAAAGGGCTGCTGAACAAGAG ACTTGGGATCCTATATCCCCTCAACAACGCCATGGGGGTTCTATTGTTGAAGTCTATAGAATCATAGAAGAG ACTGCAGATCAGTTTTTTGCATTCAAGGTTCCTATGCGAATTGGGGAATTAAATAGCTTCTGTCGTGGCATTGACAAGGCATTTCAAATTTATACACAACTTGTTACTCAACCCATAG TTGACAAAGAAGATTTAGTTCCACCTGTTCCTGTCCTTACTCGATATAAAAAGGAGCTTGGAATCAAAGCTTTCGTAAAAAAGGAAATCCAAGAAGTCAGACCTGTTGATGAGAGAAAATCGAGTGAAATAGTTCAACTTACAATGTCAAAGCTATGTGTGCGGCTTAACAGTCTATAT TATGCTATAAGCCAGCTAGGCAAGTTGGAGGACAGCATAAGTGAGCGGTGGGCTAAAAGGCAAAGTGACAAAATTAACATCA GACGATCAATGAACGGCAAGTCAAAGGGTGTAGTCTCCAATCAGAAGAATCAATTTGATGGCAGTAGAAAAGAAATCAATGCTGCTATTGATCGGGTATGTGAATTTACAG TTTGCATCTTTTCTTTCGTAGGGTTAAAGGTCATATTTTGGGACCTCCAACAGCCATTCATCGACAATATGTACAAAAACAATGTTTTACAAGCTCGATTGGACACTATTGTCGAAGTGCTTGATTTG GTGCTTGCTCAACTCTGTGACGTCATTGTGGAGCAACTGCGAGATCGTGTGGTTACAGGGCTTCTGCAAGCATCCCTG GATGGCTTAGTTCGGGTAATACTAGATGGAGGTCCTACACGCGTCTTCTCTCCGAATGATGCCCCTCTTTTGGAGGAAGATCTTGAAATTCTGAAG GAATTCTTCATATCTGGCGGAGATGGGCTGCCTCGTGGAACTGTTGAGAATTTGGTCTCGCGTGTTCGTCCTGTAATAAATCTGATCAAGCAAGAG ACCCGTGTGCTTATTGATGATCTGCGCGAAGTTACTCAAGGGGGCAAAAGCAAATTCGGAAGCGACTCCAAAACCCTGCTGAGGGTCCTGTGCCACAGAAATGATTCAGAGGCATCACACTATGTGAAGAAGCATTTCAAGATACCCAGTTCAGCTCCCCCGAGCACCTGA